The proteins below come from a single Mesobacillus jeotgali genomic window:
- a CDS encoding ATP-binding protein encodes MKLPETIMLQTNQVHTTPEKEVNETKAFACSKPFHFSIEIDAQQSRSQACPTSKKSFLLNKLAISKDDLIMNDLDRKKADLECKSLKLEQEIVEKEQTLMILQKAIQTATGEYQAVSASHLAAGLAHEIRNPLTTLKGFIQLLKPELQAVGKQEFADVALDEINRANSLLTDFLSVLKPGSSEKEKLSINELASSMIQLFSSEAILKDIEISGEFPGQDLYVLADKNALKQVLVNLLKNAIEAVEGNHNARGSIKIVVSKDRDLVAVSVIDNGSGIDEYSLKKIFSPFYTTKTGGTGMGLAVSKQIIENHGGKLSVTTQPFQTIFKISLPAV; translated from the coding sequence ATGAAATTACCCGAAACTATTATGCTTCAAACTAATCAAGTTCACACTACACCGGAAAAAGAAGTGAACGAAACCAAAGCATTTGCATGCTCTAAACCTTTTCATTTCAGCATAGAAATTGATGCCCAACAGTCACGATCCCAAGCTTGCCCAACAAGCAAAAAATCTTTCTTGCTTAATAAACTCGCTATATCGAAGGATGATTTGATAATGAATGATTTAGATCGAAAAAAAGCAGACCTCGAATGCAAAAGTTTAAAACTTGAACAGGAAATTGTTGAAAAAGAGCAGACTTTAATGATCCTGCAAAAGGCCATCCAAACTGCCACAGGAGAATATCAAGCTGTTTCTGCAAGCCATTTGGCAGCCGGGTTAGCTCATGAAATAAGAAACCCGCTAACAACGCTTAAGGGATTTATCCAGTTGCTGAAGCCGGAACTTCAGGCTGTTGGCAAGCAGGAGTTCGCAGACGTAGCTCTTGATGAAATTAACCGTGCAAACAGCTTACTTACTGATTTTCTTTCTGTTTTAAAACCTGGCTCTTCTGAGAAAGAGAAGCTGTCTATAAACGAGTTGGCATCAAGTATGATCCAGTTGTTTTCAAGCGAGGCGATTTTAAAAGATATCGAGATCAGCGGTGAATTTCCTGGACAAGATTTGTATGTATTGGCAGATAAAAATGCACTTAAGCAGGTTCTGGTCAATTTGTTGAAAAATGCAATCGAGGCTGTTGAAGGAAATCATAATGCAAGGGGTTCTATAAAAATAGTTGTAAGTAAAGATAGAGATTTAGTTGCGGTGAGTGTGATCGATAACGGCAGCGGAATTGATGAATATTCCCTAAAGAAGATTTTCTCTCCATTTTACACTACTAAAACAGGTGGAACAGGGATGGGATTGGCAGTCAGCAAGCAAATAATCGAAAATCATGGTGGCAAATTGAGTGTTACTACTCAACCCTTTCAAACGATATTCAAAATTTCGCTTCCTGCCGTTTAA